The following is a genomic window from Synechococcus sp. JA-2-3B'a(2-13).
TGCTGACAATTTCTCCATGCTCTCAGAAATCATCTCAGGGGAATCATGAAGACTCAGCCTTACATTGAAGTGGATCATGTCGACAAGGAATTTCTCCTCGACAACGGAGAGGTCTATCCTGTCCTGAAAGACATCCACCTGGAGATCCAAAAGGGGGAATTTGTCTCGTTGATCGGCCACTCCGGCTGTGGCAAATCGACCCTGCTCAACATCATCGCCGGCCTGGAAAAGCCTTCCCGCGGAGGCATTCTCCTGGAGGGCCGACAGGTTACAGATCCCGGCCCAGATCGCATGGTGGTGTTTCAGAACTATTCCCTGCTGCCCTGGCTGACCGTGCGGGAGAACGTTGCCCTGGCTGTGGACGAGGTGCTGGGATCCCTTCCCAAAGCAGAGCGAAGCCGGATTGTGGAAGAGCACATCCGCCAGGTGGGGTTGCAGGGGGCAGCCGACAAGCGACCGGCCCATCTGTCAGGAGGGATGAAACAGCGGGTAGCCATTGCCCGGGCTTTGGCCATCCGTCCGCGGGTGCTGCTGTTGGATGAGCCCTTTGGCGCTCTGGATGCCTTGACGCGCGGCAACCTGCAGGAGCAACTGATGGAGATTGCCCAGGCGGAGCAGCTCACCTGTGTCATGGTTACCCACGATGTGGATGAGGCGCTGCTGCTTTCGGATCGGGTGGTAATGATGACCAATGGCCCGGAGGCCCGCATTGGCCAGATTTTGCGGATCCCTTTTCCTCGACCCCGCCATCGTTTGGAAGTGGTGCGTCACCCCGACTACTACAGCCTGCGGGGAGAGATGATCTACTTTCTCAACCAGCAAAAGCGGGCTCGCCAAAAAACGCCTGTTCGCGTGGCCATTGCCAAACACGGCCTGGAGAAGGTCAATTTGGAGATTGGCTTTGTGCCCCTCAACGACTGCGCGCCTCTGGTGGTGGCGCAGGAAAAAGGCCTGTTTCAAAAGCATGGCCTGGAGCAGGTCACCCTGGTGCGGGAGCCAGGCTGGAAGACCATCTGGGAAGGGATCCGCTCCGGTCGGCTGGATGCGGCCATGGTGGTGGCCGGGATCCCGTTGGCTTCCACCTTGGGAGTAGGGGGAGTTCCGGTGCCTTTGGTAACCGCCTTAACCCTCTCCCGTGGCGGCAACGCCATTACCTTTGGGCGCAGACTTTTGGAGCGAGGCGTTCAAAGCCTGGCGGATTTTCGCCAATACCTCAACCACACCCCCGACACAGTCCACACCCTGGGAGTGGTTCATCCGGCTTCCATGCAAAACTTCCTGTTGCGGCACTGGCTGGCCGGTGGGGGGGTGGATCCGGATCGGGACGTTACGTTGACGGTGATCCCACCCCCGCAGATGGTGGCCCACC
Proteins encoded in this region:
- a CDS encoding nitrate ABC transporter ATP-binding protein (This model describes the ATP binding subunits of ATP-binding cassette (ABC) transporters for nitrate transport, or for bicarbonate transport, in bacteria and archaea.) — translated: MKTQPYIEVDHVDKEFLLDNGEVYPVLKDIHLEIQKGEFVSLIGHSGCGKSTLLNIIAGLEKPSRGGILLEGRQVTDPGPDRMVVFQNYSLLPWLTVRENVALAVDEVLGSLPKAERSRIVEEHIRQVGLQGAADKRPAHLSGGMKQRVAIARALAIRPRVLLLDEPFGALDALTRGNLQEQLMEIAQAEQLTCVMVTHDVDEALLLSDRVVMMTNGPEARIGQILRIPFPRPRHRLEVVRHPDYYSLRGEMIYFLNQQKRARQKTPVRVAIAKHGLEKVNLEIGFVPLNDCAPLVVAQEKGLFQKHGLEQVTLVREPGWKTIWEGIRSGRLDAAMVVAGIPLASTLGVGGVPVPLVTALTLSRGGNAITFGRRLLERGVQSLADFRQYLNHTPDTVHTLGVVHPASMQNFLLRHWLAGGGVDPDRDVTLTVIPPPQMVAHLKAGNIDGYCVGEPWNSRAVREQLGFIVTTTLEILPSHIEKVLTVRQDWAQNYPRTHVALVKALLEACHYCDQPQHRSEILEWLAQPQYVGVALEDLQPGWTGILQRGIADESQALTGFHQFANGRNTCPERLEHLWILTQMARWGLCAFPRNWVSVLDQVLDSETYALAARELGLPDRAHDRGALLFGDGSRFDGEDPVAYLESVAIRQDLKLQEYQLSEV